The Penaeus monodon isolate SGIC_2016 chromosome 5, NSTDA_Pmon_1, whole genome shotgun sequence genome window below encodes:
- the LOC119573266 gene encoding major facilitator superfamily domain-containing protein 9-like isoform X3 — protein sequence MGPYKIQRLVYIIGFLDLLGVSLILPLILPMVKNLVESHLAAGCITSLYGGIQLFSSPAVGRWSDGWGRRPVMLVCLIATAISYVILGASQSLLVIISGRVMAGIFKHSQTVCRALLADVTPPDDRSRVFGIFNAASSMGFIVGPMLGGHLSELENGFTLVCNIGALFFILDFALCWLFVPNVEPAHSRSSKGISEGETVLQAFSFMKDIDWKVFGDIFLVRFFLSFSSLVYRSNFSLLIDQNFGASPKVIGYLISFQGIISAVAGFFTGKVSKIYQDSQRELFHSSVLLTLALLGLTLAPSLTLLLACLIPLCVSSAVIRVSSSAITIGRCEPDKVGSVTGFGQSIASVARMITPLIAGLTQEISIYGPGMTGTLSAGVGAALAGIISYRQKSKVE from the exons ATGGGTCCCTACAAGATACAACGGCTGGTCTATATCATTGGATTTTTG GATCTTCTAGGAGTGAGCTTAATTCTGCCTCTGATTCTACCTATGGTTAAGAACTTGGTTGAGTCTCACCTGGCTGCAGGTTGCATCACTTCCCTCTATGGGGGAATCCAGTTATTTTCAAGCCCAGctgtg GGCCGATGGAGTGATGGATGGGGGAGGCGGCCAGTCATGCTGGTGTGCTTGATTGCAACAGCTATCAGTTACGTCATTCTTGGAGCATCTCAATCTCTTCTGGTCATCATCAGTGGGAGAGTTATGGCAG GAATATTCAAGCACAGTCAAACAGTGTGCAGAGCTCTCCTGGCAGATGTGACGCCACCAGACGACAGATCAAGAGTTTTTGGCATTTTTAATGCTGCATCTAGCATGGGGTTCATTGTTGGGCCAATGCTTGGAG GTCACCTCTCAGAACTTGAGAATGGATTTACCCTTGTCTGTAATATTGGTGCATTGTTCTTTATCCTGGACTTTG CATTGTGTTGGTTGTTTGTCCCGAACGTTGAGCCAGCTCACTCACGGTCATCTAAGGGCATATCAGAAGGCGAAACAGTCCTCCAGGCTTTCTCATTTATGAAAGACATCGACTGGAAAGTGTTTGGAGATATTTTCCTTGTGCGATTTTTCCTCAGCTTCTCGTCCTTGGTGTACAGATCAAACTTTTCCCTTTTGATCGATCAGAATTTTGGAGCTAGTCCTAAGGTTATAGGCTACCTTATATCTTTCCAG gGCATCATCAGTGCTGTAGCAGGATTCTTTACAGGCAAGGTATCCAAAATCTACCAGGACTCTCAGCGTGAACTTTTCCACAGCTCGGTTCTTCTTACACTAGCTCTGCTAGGGCTAACTTTAGCACCATCTTTAACATTACTGCTAGCGTGTCTCATACCTCTGTGCGTTAGCTCTGCTGTGATAAGAGTCAGCAGCTCAGCCATCACCATAGGGAGATGTGAGCCTGACAAG GTGGGATCAGTGACCGGTTTTGGCCAAAGCATAGCCTCAGTAGCACGTATGATCACCCCTTTGATAGCAGGTCTTACTCAAGAGATTAGCATATATGGTCCAGGAATGACAGGCACTCTTTCTGCTGGAGTCGGGGCAGCACTTGCAGGAATCATTTCATATAGGCAGAAGTCCAAAGTGGAGTAA
- the LOC119573266 gene encoding major facilitator superfamily domain-containing protein 9-like isoform X2 — MGPYKIQRLVYIIGFLDLLGASLIIPLIILQVRSLGLSHVVGGAINSVYGVLQLVTSPAVGRWSDGWGRRPVMLVCLIATAISYVILGASQSLLVIISGRVMAGIFKHSQTVCRALLADVTPPDDRSRVFGIFNAASSMGFIVGPMLGGHLSELENGFTLVCNIGALFFILDFALCWLFVPNVEPAHSRSSKGISEGETVLQAFSFMKDIDWKVFGDIFLVRFFLSFSSLVYRSNFSLLIDQNFGASPKVIGYLISFQGIISAVAGFFTGKVSKIYQDSQRELFHSSVLLTLALLGLTLAPSLTLLLACLIPLCVSSAVIRVSSSAITIGRCEPDKVGSVTGFGQSIASVARMITPLIAGLTQEISIYGPGMTGTLSAGVGAALAGIISYRQKSKVE, encoded by the exons ATGGGTCCCTACAAGATACAACGGCTGGTCTATATCATTGGATTTTTG GATCTATTGGGTGCCAGCCTTATCATCCCTCTGATCATCTTACAAGTGCGAAGCCTTGGGCTCTCTCATGTGGTGGGCGGGGCCATTAACTCTGTGTATGGTGTCCTGCAGCTGGTAACCTCACCAGCAGTG GGCCGATGGAGTGATGGATGGGGGAGGCGGCCAGTCATGCTGGTGTGCTTGATTGCAACAGCTATCAGTTACGTCATTCTTGGAGCATCTCAATCTCTTCTGGTCATCATCAGTGGGAGAGTTATGGCAG GAATATTCAAGCACAGTCAAACAGTGTGCAGAGCTCTCCTGGCAGATGTGACGCCACCAGACGACAGATCAAGAGTTTTTGGCATTTTTAATGCTGCATCTAGCATGGGGTTCATTGTTGGGCCAATGCTTGGAG GTCACCTCTCAGAACTTGAGAATGGATTTACCCTTGTCTGTAATATTGGTGCATTGTTCTTTATCCTGGACTTTG CATTGTGTTGGTTGTTTGTCCCGAACGTTGAGCCAGCTCACTCACGGTCATCTAAGGGCATATCAGAAGGCGAAACAGTCCTCCAGGCTTTCTCATTTATGAAAGACATCGACTGGAAAGTGTTTGGAGATATTTTCCTTGTGCGATTTTTCCTCAGCTTCTCGTCCTTGGTGTACAGATCAAACTTTTCCCTTTTGATCGATCAGAATTTTGGAGCTAGTCCTAAGGTTATAGGCTACCTTATATCTTTCCAG gGCATCATCAGTGCTGTAGCAGGATTCTTTACAGGCAAGGTATCCAAAATCTACCAGGACTCTCAGCGTGAACTTTTCCACAGCTCGGTTCTTCTTACACTAGCTCTGCTAGGGCTAACTTTAGCACCATCTTTAACATTACTGCTAGCGTGTCTCATACCTCTGTGCGTTAGCTCTGCTGTGATAAGAGTCAGCAGCTCAGCCATCACCATAGGGAGATGTGAGCCTGACAAG GTGGGATCAGTGACCGGTTTTGGCCAAAGCATAGCCTCAGTAGCACGTATGATCACCCCTTTGATAGCAGGTCTTACTCAAGAGATTAGCATATATGGTCCAGGAATGACAGGCACTCTTTCTGCTGGAGTCGGGGCAGCACTTGCAGGAATCATTTCATATAGGCAGAAGTCCAAAGTGGAGTAA
- the LOC119573266 gene encoding major facilitator superfamily domain-containing protein 9-like isoform X1 yields MGPYKIQRLVYIIGFLDLLGVSLILPLILPMVKNLVESHLAAGCITSLYGGIQLFSSPAVDLLGASLIIPLIILQVRSLGLSHVVGGAINSVYGVLQLVTSPAVGRWSDGWGRRPVMLVCLIATAISYVILGASQSLLVIISGRVMAGIFKHSQTVCRALLADVTPPDDRSRVFGIFNAASSMGFIVGPMLGGHLSELENGFTLVCNIGALFFILDFALCWLFVPNVEPAHSRSSKGISEGETVLQAFSFMKDIDWKVFGDIFLVRFFLSFSSLVYRSNFSLLIDQNFGASPKVIGYLISFQGIISAVAGFFTGKVSKIYQDSQRELFHSSVLLTLALLGLTLAPSLTLLLACLIPLCVSSAVIRVSSSAITIGRCEPDKVGSVTGFGQSIASVARMITPLIAGLTQEISIYGPGMTGTLSAGVGAALAGIISYRQKSKVE; encoded by the exons ATGGGTCCCTACAAGATACAACGGCTGGTCTATATCATTGGATTTTTG GATCTTCTAGGAGTGAGCTTAATTCTGCCTCTGATTCTACCTATGGTTAAGAACTTGGTTGAGTCTCACCTGGCTGCAGGTTGCATCACTTCCCTCTATGGGGGAATCCAGTTATTTTCAAGCCCAGctgtg GATCTATTGGGTGCCAGCCTTATCATCCCTCTGATCATCTTACAAGTGCGAAGCCTTGGGCTCTCTCATGTGGTGGGCGGGGCCATTAACTCTGTGTATGGTGTCCTGCAGCTGGTAACCTCACCAGCAGTG GGCCGATGGAGTGATGGATGGGGGAGGCGGCCAGTCATGCTGGTGTGCTTGATTGCAACAGCTATCAGTTACGTCATTCTTGGAGCATCTCAATCTCTTCTGGTCATCATCAGTGGGAGAGTTATGGCAG GAATATTCAAGCACAGTCAAACAGTGTGCAGAGCTCTCCTGGCAGATGTGACGCCACCAGACGACAGATCAAGAGTTTTTGGCATTTTTAATGCTGCATCTAGCATGGGGTTCATTGTTGGGCCAATGCTTGGAG GTCACCTCTCAGAACTTGAGAATGGATTTACCCTTGTCTGTAATATTGGTGCATTGTTCTTTATCCTGGACTTTG CATTGTGTTGGTTGTTTGTCCCGAACGTTGAGCCAGCTCACTCACGGTCATCTAAGGGCATATCAGAAGGCGAAACAGTCCTCCAGGCTTTCTCATTTATGAAAGACATCGACTGGAAAGTGTTTGGAGATATTTTCCTTGTGCGATTTTTCCTCAGCTTCTCGTCCTTGGTGTACAGATCAAACTTTTCCCTTTTGATCGATCAGAATTTTGGAGCTAGTCCTAAGGTTATAGGCTACCTTATATCTTTCCAG gGCATCATCAGTGCTGTAGCAGGATTCTTTACAGGCAAGGTATCCAAAATCTACCAGGACTCTCAGCGTGAACTTTTCCACAGCTCGGTTCTTCTTACACTAGCTCTGCTAGGGCTAACTTTAGCACCATCTTTAACATTACTGCTAGCGTGTCTCATACCTCTGTGCGTTAGCTCTGCTGTGATAAGAGTCAGCAGCTCAGCCATCACCATAGGGAGATGTGAGCCTGACAAG GTGGGATCAGTGACCGGTTTTGGCCAAAGCATAGCCTCAGTAGCACGTATGATCACCCCTTTGATAGCAGGTCTTACTCAAGAGATTAGCATATATGGTCCAGGAATGACAGGCACTCTTTCTGCTGGAGTCGGGGCAGCACTTGCAGGAATCATTTCATATAGGCAGAAGTCCAAAGTGGAGTAA